From the genome of Elusimicrobium sp., one region includes:
- a CDS encoding M48 family metallopeptidase — MADTQSIVSDVKLFIERLKKDLPEVFGKADEAAGENTLPSGENKVLYNGNLCEARMYLTPDQEPGVAFDGTVFHIYLASKADNPADLVTDWLKNKANETLKNKTKEWAEKIGVEFNNIVVKDQRTCWASCSGKKNINYSYRIVKMPLAVQDYLMVHELCHLVHMNHGQEYWELVGQFCPDYKLHRRWLNENKGSIFADVELTYKEEPTEEEQPAETQEKENSR, encoded by the coding sequence ATGGCAGATACACAAAGCATTGTAAGTGATGTAAAACTATTTATTGAACGGTTGAAAAAAGACCTGCCGGAAGTGTTTGGCAAGGCGGACGAGGCCGCGGGAGAAAACACTCTCCCCTCTGGCGAAAACAAAGTGCTTTATAACGGCAATTTGTGCGAAGCCCGCATGTACCTCACCCCCGACCAAGAACCCGGCGTGGCATTTGACGGAACTGTTTTCCATATTTATTTAGCCTCCAAGGCCGACAACCCCGCCGACTTGGTAACCGATTGGCTGAAAAACAAAGCCAACGAAACCTTAAAAAATAAAACGAAAGAGTGGGCGGAAAAAATCGGCGTGGAATTTAACAACATTGTGGTAAAAGACCAACGCACCTGCTGGGCCAGTTGTTCCGGCAAAAAGAATATCAACTATTCTTACCGCATTGTTAAAATGCCACTTGCCGTGCAAGATTACCTGATGGTACACGAACTATGCCACTTGGTGCATATGAACCACGGGCAAGAGTATTGGGAACTGGTGGGTCAATTCTGCCCCGATTATAAATTGCACCGCCGTTGGTTAAACGAAAATAAAGGTTCTATTTTTGCTGATGTAGAACTGACATACAAAGAAGAACCGACGGAAGAAGAACAACCTGCAGAAACACAAGAAAAAGAAAACTCCCGCTAA
- a CDS encoding prepilin-type N-terminal cleavage/methylation domain-containing protein — protein sequence MEKGFTLIELLVVVLIIGILSAVAMPQYEKAVWKSRTSQLYTSVRSLATAQESYFMANGTYATDFASLDIGFDGLQASGSSSFGTSTSSNDSVRYNDHFEMSVNKSSEFTISLALFKKGSYKGGGIGFPHETTTSGIKNREFYCIELTSYLTAGDFCKKVMGLTGTPVTAYAARYYLIN from the coding sequence ATGGAAAAGGGTTTTACTTTGATAGAACTTTTGGTTGTAGTGTTAATCATTGGTATATTGTCTGCGGTGGCGATGCCTCAATACGAAAAAGCGGTTTGGAAATCGCGTACATCTCAACTTTACACCTCTGTTCGCTCTTTAGCCACAGCGCAGGAATCTTATTTTATGGCCAATGGTACTTATGCTACTGACTTTGCCAGTTTGGATATTGGTTTTGACGGATTACAAGCAAGTGGTAGTAGTTCTTTCGGTACATCTACTTCCAGTAACGATTCTGTTCGCTATAATGATCATTTTGAGATGAGCGTTAATAAAAGTTCTGAATTTACTATTTCTCTTGCTTTATTCAAAAAAGGTTCTTACAAGGGAGGAGGAATTGGATTTCCTCATGAAACCACAACCAGTGGCATCAAAAATCGTGAATTTTATTGCATAGAATTAACTTCATATCTGACGGCCGGTGATTTTTGCAAAAAAGTAATGGGGCTTACCGGCACTCCTGTTACTGCATATGCTGCAAGATATTACCTCATAAATTAG
- a CDS encoding chromate transporter has protein sequence MKALLNLFISFAKIGLFTLGGGYAMLPLMEQELVDKQHLFERKDFLDMVAVAQAAPGVMAVNLSILAGHKTKGFWGAFFAALGAAFPSFVIILLIAVFFRKFAENTYVQRVFMGLRPAVVALIAVPVFNLAKTAGVNCKTVWACVACALAVWLMKISPVYIVLVMGLGGYLFTRKQEVK, from the coding sequence ATGAAGGCATTACTGAACCTTTTTATTTCGTTTGCCAAAATCGGCCTGTTTACCTTGGGGGGAGGGTATGCTATGCTTCCCCTGATGGAGCAGGAACTGGTGGATAAACAACACCTGTTTGAGCGGAAAGATTTTTTGGATATGGTAGCCGTTGCCCAAGCGGCTCCCGGGGTAATGGCTGTTAACTTATCTATTCTCGCAGGGCATAAAACCAAGGGTTTTTGGGGTGCTTTTTTTGCAGCACTCGGGGCGGCCTTTCCTTCTTTTGTCATTATTCTTTTGATTGCGGTTTTCTTTCGCAAATTTGCCGAAAACACATATGTTCAACGCGTATTTATGGGCCTTCGTCCTGCGGTGGTGGCCCTGATTGCCGTGCCTGTTTTTAACTTAGCCAAAACTGCCGGCGTAAATTGCAAAACGGTTTGGGCTTGTGTGGCCTGTGCATTAGCCGTTTGGCTGATGAAAATTTCTCCCGTTTACATTGTTCTGGTCATGGGCCTCGGCGGATATTTATTTACCCGCAAACAGGAGGTTAAATGA
- a CDS encoding chromate transporter, with protein sequence MIYLKLFLTFFKIGLFNFGGGYAMISFIQNEVVYKQAWLSTAEFTDVVAISQVTPGPVGINMATYTGYMAAGDAWGALVATLAVCLPSFVLMILASRYFLKYQHTRTVKSVFKGLRLGVVGLIAAAALSLCNAENFVDYKSVLLFLGAFLAVWKCKKGPIAVLAVSAVLGILFY encoded by the coding sequence ATGATTTACCTGAAATTATTTTTAACCTTCTTCAAAATCGGTCTCTTTAACTTTGGCGGCGGATATGCCATGATTTCTTTTATCCAAAACGAAGTGGTTTATAAACAGGCCTGGCTGTCTACGGCGGAGTTTACCGATGTAGTGGCTATCAGCCAAGTAACGCCCGGCCCGGTGGGTATTAACATGGCTACTTATACGGGCTATATGGCCGCCGGAGATGCGTGGGGGGCCCTGGTAGCCACCTTGGCGGTTTGCCTGCCTTCGTTTGTACTCATGATTTTAGCCAGCCGTTACTTTTTGAAATACCAACACACCCGCACGGTGAAATCTGTTTTTAAGGGCCTTCGCTTGGGAGTAGTGGGGCTGATTGCGGCGGCGGCCTTATCCCTTTGCAATGCGGAAAACTTTGTGGACTATAAAAGCGTACTTTTATTTTTAGGTGCGTTTTTGGCGGTGTGGAAATGCAAAAAAGGGCCGATAGCAGTGCTGGCGGTCAGCGCGGTGTTGGGCATTTTGTTCTATTAA
- a CDS encoding DUF2344 domain-containing protein, whose translation MMNTPKIYKIRVVFRWLKNQADRNTFNAVRKMVLTAGLPFEPAKVNKNWPRLAYGPSPALGQRAEREYLDIYLQKSIAAEEVQSALEKAAPSGLELLSVRRVPYPLPSVQNLAAAARYRVEGNFSSYQPGRKLEEFLSSGRVEITRRAENGLSCVKELSAHIGPCRTISPEVVSLTVLSVQGKWINPEEIIAAWLGLEVPAGEENFTVEGLTFIREGLFWQDSQGEFHLI comes from the coding sequence ATGATGAATACGCCAAAAATTTATAAAATACGAGTAGTATTCCGTTGGTTGAAAAACCAAGCGGACAGAAACACTTTTAACGCGGTAAGAAAAATGGTGCTTACGGCTGGGTTGCCGTTTGAGCCGGCCAAAGTAAATAAAAATTGGCCGCGCTTGGCATACGGGCCGTCCCCTGCGTTGGGGCAACGGGCCGAGCGTGAGTACCTGGACATTTATTTGCAGAAGTCTATTGCGGCGGAAGAAGTACAAAGCGCATTGGAAAAAGCAGCCCCGTCCGGGCTGGAGTTACTGAGCGTGCGCAGAGTACCTTATCCGTTGCCTTCCGTGCAGAACTTGGCGGCCGCGGCCCGGTACCGGGTGGAAGGGAATTTTTCTTCCTATCAACCTGGGCGGAAGTTGGAAGAGTTTTTAAGTTCGGGGCGGGTGGAAATTACCCGTCGGGCGGAAAACGGCCTTTCGTGCGTGAAGGAATTGAGTGCGCATATCGGCCCGTGCCGCACGATATCCCCGGAAGTTGTATCCCTGACGGTTTTATCCGTGCAAGGGAAATGGATTAACCCGGAAGAAATAATCGCCGCGTGGCTGGGTTTGGAAGTTCCGGCCGGTGAGGAAAACTTTACGGTGGAAGGTTTAACTTTTATAAGAGAAGGACTTTTTTGGCAAGATTCCCAAGGGGAATTTCACCTGATTTAG
- a CDS encoding Rne/Rng family ribonuclease, with product MSRNLEGLPTVEVLVNTSFEETRIAILEDERVNELIWERRGSLNIVGNIYKGTVENVLPGISSAFLNIGYEKNAYLYISDVLGGDKKNIDKVLHKGQEVMVQVVKDAISTKGMKVTMDVTLPGRYLVLTPHQSFVGVSKNIEDSDARHKLNDIMQELAAKHLNGMGCIVRTEAEEASKEELEREVKYLYRQWQSIVKKFETSRSPRLLHEDMDAVLQVARDVLSENAKVYMLDNKKDYERVLDFVEKNSPDLADRVKLYKGKTPIFEAYNIEPEIDNLRKTKLPLPNGGSIIIQEAESLCAIDVNTGKFTGNKSQEETVTQTNIEAAQEIAHQLRLRNIGGIIVIDFIDMRKASSRHRVVEALAKAVQGDRAKIRILPITRLGLVEMTRERKRASTGSFISEECPQCHGSGRVLSAESMRIKIQREIYDLTNGRPGGNLRVVLHPVLAEAIKQRQHDIEQNIHRTLKIQADPQLAWEDYKIVLE from the coding sequence ATGAGTAGAAATTTGGAAGGATTACCGACCGTAGAAGTATTGGTCAATACATCTTTTGAAGAAACGCGCATTGCCATTTTGGAAGATGAACGCGTCAACGAACTGATTTGGGAACGCCGCGGTTCGCTTAACATTGTGGGTAATATCTACAAAGGTACCGTGGAAAATGTACTGCCCGGTATCTCCAGTGCGTTTTTGAATATCGGGTACGAAAAAAATGCGTATCTGTACATTTCCGATGTGCTCGGCGGAGACAAAAAGAACATCGATAAAGTACTCCACAAAGGCCAGGAAGTAATGGTGCAAGTGGTAAAAGATGCCATCAGCACCAAAGGCATGAAGGTAACCATGGATGTTACCCTTCCCGGCCGCTACTTAGTGTTAACGCCGCATCAAAGTTTTGTGGGCGTATCTAAAAACATTGAAGATTCGGATGCCCGCCACAAACTGAACGATATTATGCAAGAACTTGCCGCCAAACACTTAAACGGCATGGGTTGTATCGTCCGTACGGAAGCCGAAGAAGCCAGTAAAGAAGAGTTGGAACGCGAAGTCAAATACTTATATCGCCAATGGCAATCTATCGTCAAAAAATTTGAAACTTCCCGCTCTCCGCGCTTACTGCACGAAGATATGGACGCCGTACTCCAAGTGGCGCGCGATGTGCTTTCCGAAAACGCTAAAGTGTATATGCTTGATAACAAAAAAGACTACGAACGGGTACTCGATTTTGTGGAAAAGAACTCTCCCGATTTGGCTGACCGCGTGAAACTTTATAAAGGCAAAACACCGATTTTTGAAGCCTATAACATCGAGCCGGAAATTGACAACCTGCGCAAAACCAAACTTCCTTTGCCCAATGGCGGAAGTATCATTATCCAGGAAGCTGAATCTCTTTGTGCTATCGATGTAAACACCGGTAAATTTACGGGTAACAAATCGCAGGAAGAAACCGTTACCCAAACCAATATCGAAGCCGCGCAGGAAATTGCTCACCAACTTCGCTTGCGTAATATCGGCGGCATCATTGTAATTGATTTTATCGATATGCGCAAAGCCTCCAGCCGCCACCGCGTGGTGGAGGCCTTGGCCAAAGCCGTTCAGGGAGACCGCGCCAAAATTCGTATCTTGCCGATTACCCGCTTGGGCCTTGTGGAAATGACGCGCGAACGCAAACGCGCCAGCACGGGCAGTTTTATCAGCGAAGAATGTCCCCAATGCCACGGTTCGGGCCGTGTGCTTTCCGCGGAAAGTATGCGCATTAAAATTCAACGCGAAATTTACGATTTAACCAACGGCCGTCCCGGCGGTAATTTGCGCGTGGTGTTACACCCTGTGTTAGCCGAAGCCATCAAACAACGCCAACACGATATCGAACAAAATATCCACCGCACACTTAAAATTCAGGCCGATCCGCAACTGGCTTGGGAAGATTATAAAATCGTATTGGAATAA